In Acanthopagrus latus isolate v.2019 chromosome 16, fAcaLat1.1, whole genome shotgun sequence, one DNA window encodes the following:
- the LOC119034431 gene encoding sorting nexin-14-like isoform X6: MGCIGAFLQRIRRGMKLDRFRELGRQYPLFCFLLLALLLSTVLLNRYIHIIMVFWSFLAGVVTFYCSLGPESLLPNIFMSIKPKSKSYQQELFPLGHSCAVCGKIKCKRHRPTLLLENYQPWLDLKVPSKVDASLSEILELVLENFVYPWYRDITDDEAFVDELRVTLRFFAAVLVRRTQKVDVASLITRKLLKVSMKHIEIISKARQRVKNSEFLQQAALEEYGPDLHVALRSRRDELLYLRKLTEMLFPYILPPKATDCRSLTLLIREVLAGSVFLPSMDYLADPDTVNHLLLIFIDNSPPEEATEPASTLVPFLQKYSDIRNKKPSVLKLELKEIREQQDLLFRFMNFLKQEGAVHVLQFCLAVEEFNDRILCPELSDSEKMMLHEEVKKIYETYCLDESIDKIRFDPFIVEEIRNIAEGPYPQVVKLQTMRCLFEAYEHVLSLLENVFTPMFCHSDEYFRQLLRGAESPARNSRMSRNSLSLDDIRNTSKRGESFGISRIGSKIKGVFKSTTMEGAMLPSYGLVEGEDDMVEEAMMVLEDDSPMEAASTPSTPRNLSAWNITIPYIDFYDDDVKRERIPVFCIDVERNDRKAVGHETEHWSVYRRYLEFYVLESKLTEFHGSFPDAQLPSKRIIGPKNYEFLTSKREEFQEYLQKLLQHPELSNSQLLADFLSPHSMESQFLDKMLPDVNLGKIIKSVPSKLIKEKGQHLEPFIQSFFNSCESPKPKPSRPELTILSPTSENDKKLFNDLFKNNANRSELTEKRHNQNYFMEMITVEGVYDYLMFLGRVVFHIPDWLHHLLMTGRMLLKNTIEAYTDYYLQYKLNQVVQEHRLVSLITLLRDTVFCESSAPRSAQDKQRRAKKTFEEMMTYIPDFLAKCIGEEAKYEGVRLLFDGLQQPVLNKQLTYVLLDIAIQELFPELNKQVQKEASVMAPWM; the protein is encoded by the exons ATGGGATGCATCGGGGCCTTTCTGCAGAGAATAAGGCGCGGGATGAAGCTGGACCGGTTCAGAGAGCTGGGCCGACAGTACCCGCTGTTCTGCTTTCTGctgctggccctgctgctgTCCACCGTGCTGTTAAACAG ATATATACACATTATAATGGTGTTCTGGTCCTTCCTGGCTGGAGTCGTCACCTTCTACTGCTCTCTGGGGCCAGAGTCTCTGCTCCCCAACATCTTCATGTCCATCAAGCCAAAGAGCAAG TCCTACCAACAGGAGCTGTTTCCGCTGGGCCACAGCTGTGCTGTCTGTGGAAAAATCAAATGCAAAAGGCACAG ACCGACTTTATTACTGGAAAACTACCAGCCATGGCTCGACCTGAAAGTTCCCTCTAAGGTGGATGCGTCTCTTTCAGAG ATTCTGGAGCTGGTTCTGGAAAACTTTGTGTATCCATGGTATAG AGACATCACTGATGATGAGGCGTTTGTGGATGAACTGAGGGTGACTCTGCGCTTCTTTGCAGCTGTGTTGGTCCGCCGAACCCAGAAG gtggatGTGGCGTCCCTCATCACGCGAAAGCTTCTCAAAGTTTCCATGAAGCACATTGAAATAATCAGCAAGGCGAGACAGAGAG TGAAGAACTCTGAGTTTCTTCAACAAGCAGCCCTGGAGGAGTACGGCCCGGACCTCCACGTGGCCCTTCGCAGCCGCAGAGATGAGCTCCTCTACCTGAGGAAGCTGACGGAGATGCTCTTCCCCTACATCCTGCCGCCCAAGGCTACAGACTGCAG ATCTCTTACTCTCCTGATAAGAGAAGTCTTGGCTGGttctgtcttccttccttcAATGGACTACTTGGCCGATCCT gACACAGTGAATCATTTGCTTTTGATATTTATCGACAACTCCCCC CCTGAAGAGGCCACAGAGCCCGCTTCAACATTGGTTCCTTTCCTGCAGAAGTACTCCGATATCCGCAACAAAAAGCCCTCT GTGCTGAAGCTGGAGCTGAAGGAAATCCGAGAGCAGCAAGACCTTCTCTTCCGCTTCATGAACTTCCTGAAGCAAGAAGGGGCCGTCCACGTGCTCCAGTTCTGCCTCGCGGTTG AGGAATTCAACGACAGGATATTGTGCCCGGAGCTGTCCGACTCGGAGAAGATGATGCTCCacgaggaggtgaagaagatcTACGAGACCTACTGTTTGGACGAGAGCATTGACAAGATCCGCTTCGACCCCTTTATAGTGGAAGAAATACGCAACA TTGCAGAGGGCCCGTATCCGCAGGTGGTGAAGCTGCAGACCATGAGGTGTTTGTTTGAGGCCTACGAGCACGTGCTGTCCCTCCTGGAGAACGTTTTCACCCCCATGTTTTGTCACAGCGACGAG TACTTCCGCCAGCTTCTGAGAGGGGCCGAGTCCCCTGCCAGGAATTCCAGGATGAGCAG AAATAGCCTCAGTTTGGATGACATTCG GAACACGTCGAAGAGGGGCGAGTCCTTCGGGATCAGCCGCATTGGCAGTAAGATCAAAGGGGTGTTCAAGAGCACTACCATGGAGGGGGCCATGCTGCCATCCTACGGgctggtggagggagaggacgaTATG GTGGAGGAAGCCATGATGGTGCTGGAGGACGACTCCCCCATGGAGGCGGCCTCCACCCCCAGCACCCCTCGGAACCTCTCAGCCTGGAACATCACCATCCCGTACATCGATTTCTATGACGACGAcgtgaagagggagaggattCCTGTGTTCTGTATCGATGTGGAGCGCAACGACCGGAAGGCAG TGGGACACGAGACTGAGCACTGGTCTGTGTACAGAAGATACCTGGAGTTCTACGTCCTCGAATCGAAGCTCACTGAGTTTCATG GCTCGTTTCCAGATGCACAGTTGCCTTCGAAGAGAATCATCGGTCCCAAGAATTATGAGTTCCTCACATCCAAGCGAGAGGAGTTCCAGGAATACCTTCAG aAACTTCTACAGCACCCGGAGCTGAGCAACAGTCAGCTCCTCGCCGACTTCCTGTCCCCTCATAGTATGGAGTCTCAGTTCTTGGACAAGATGCTACCTGACGTCAACCTGG GGAAAATCATTAAGTCAGTTCCCAGCAAGCTGATAAAAGAG aaaGGGCAGCATCTGGAGCCCTTCATCCAGTCCTTCTTCAACTCTTGTGAATCTCCCAAACCCAAACCCAGCCGCCCCGAGCTCACCATCCTGAGCCCCACCTCAGAAAACGATAAAAAG CTCTTCAACGACCTGTTCAAAAACAATGCCAACCGGTCAGAGTTGACTGAGAAGAGACACAATCAGAATTACTTCATGGAGATGATCACTGTTGAAGGGGTGTATGACTACTTAATGTTTTTGG GACGAGTTGTCTTCCACATTCCAGACTGGCTGCACCACCTGCTAATGACAGGCAGGATGCTGCTCAAGAACACAATCGAAGCCTACACAGATTATTACCTTCAGTACAAGCTGAACCAGGTGGTGCAGGAGCACCGGCTCGTCTCCCTCATCACTCTGCTTAGAG ACACAGTTTTTTGTGAGAGCAGTGCACCCCGCTCGGCTCAAGACAAGCAGAGGCGGGCGAAGAAGACATTTGAGGAGATGATGACCTATATTCCAG ACTTCCTCGCGAAATGTATCGGAGAAGAGGCCAAGTACGAAGGCGTACGTCTGCTCTTTGATGGACTCCAGCAGCCAGTTCTGAACAAACAG CTGACATATGTGCTGTTGGACATCGCAATTCAAGAACTCTTTCCGGAGCTGAACAAG CAGGTCCAAAAGGAGGCGTCTGTGATGGCTCCGTGGATGTAA
- the LOC119034431 gene encoding sorting nexin-14-like isoform X1: MGCIGAFLQRIRRGMKLDRFRELGRQYPLFCFLLLALLLSTVLLNRYIHIIMVFWSFLAGVVTFYCSLGPESLLPNIFMSIKPKSKSYQQELFPLGHSCAVCGKIKCKRHRPTLLLENYQPWLDLKVPSKVDASLSEILELVLENFVYPWYRDITDDEAFVDELRVTLRFFAAVLVRRTQKVDVASLITRKLLKVSMKHIEIISKARQRVKNSEFLQQAALEEYGPDLHVALRSRRDELLYLRKLTEMLFPYILPPKATDCRSLTLLIREVLAGSVFLPSMDYLADPDTVNHLLLIFIDNSPPEEATEPASTLVPFLQKYSDIRNKKPSQVLKLELKEIREQQDLLFRFMNFLKQEGAVHVLQFCLAVEEFNDRILCPELSDSEKMMLHEEVKKIYETYCLDESIDKIRFDPFIVEEIRNIAEGPYPQVVKLQTMRCLFEAYEHVLSLLENVFTPMFCHSDEYFRQLLRGAESPARNSRMSRNSLSLDDIRSWDWSPESPSSLFTASGSSSPASFNSLHAQSTFTTLPYGSLSHRHSSPKNTSKRGESFGISRIGSKIKGVFKSTTMEGAMLPSYGLVEGEDDMVEEAMMVLEDDSPMEAASTPSTPRNLSAWNITIPYIDFYDDDVKRERIPVFCIDVERNDRKAVGHETEHWSVYRRYLEFYVLESKLTEFHGSFPDAQLPSKRIIGPKNYEFLTSKREEFQEYLQKLLQHPELSNSQLLADFLSPHSMESQFLDKMLPDVNLGKIIKSVPSKLIKEKGQHLEPFIQSFFNSCESPKPKPSRPELTILSPTSENDKKLFNDLFKNNANRSELTEKRHNQNYFMEMITVEGVYDYLMFLGRVVFHIPDWLHHLLMTGRMLLKNTIEAYTDYYLQYKLNQVVQEHRLVSLITLLRDTVFCESSAPRSAQDKQRRAKKTFEEMMTYIPDFLAKCIGEEAKYEGVRLLFDGLQQPVLNKQLTYVLLDIAIQELFPELNKQVQKEASVMAPWM, encoded by the exons ATGGGATGCATCGGGGCCTTTCTGCAGAGAATAAGGCGCGGGATGAAGCTGGACCGGTTCAGAGAGCTGGGCCGACAGTACCCGCTGTTCTGCTTTCTGctgctggccctgctgctgTCCACCGTGCTGTTAAACAG ATATATACACATTATAATGGTGTTCTGGTCCTTCCTGGCTGGAGTCGTCACCTTCTACTGCTCTCTGGGGCCAGAGTCTCTGCTCCCCAACATCTTCATGTCCATCAAGCCAAAGAGCAAG TCCTACCAACAGGAGCTGTTTCCGCTGGGCCACAGCTGTGCTGTCTGTGGAAAAATCAAATGCAAAAGGCACAG ACCGACTTTATTACTGGAAAACTACCAGCCATGGCTCGACCTGAAAGTTCCCTCTAAGGTGGATGCGTCTCTTTCAGAG ATTCTGGAGCTGGTTCTGGAAAACTTTGTGTATCCATGGTATAG AGACATCACTGATGATGAGGCGTTTGTGGATGAACTGAGGGTGACTCTGCGCTTCTTTGCAGCTGTGTTGGTCCGCCGAACCCAGAAG gtggatGTGGCGTCCCTCATCACGCGAAAGCTTCTCAAAGTTTCCATGAAGCACATTGAAATAATCAGCAAGGCGAGACAGAGAG TGAAGAACTCTGAGTTTCTTCAACAAGCAGCCCTGGAGGAGTACGGCCCGGACCTCCACGTGGCCCTTCGCAGCCGCAGAGATGAGCTCCTCTACCTGAGGAAGCTGACGGAGATGCTCTTCCCCTACATCCTGCCGCCCAAGGCTACAGACTGCAG ATCTCTTACTCTCCTGATAAGAGAAGTCTTGGCTGGttctgtcttccttccttcAATGGACTACTTGGCCGATCCT gACACAGTGAATCATTTGCTTTTGATATTTATCGACAACTCCCCC CCTGAAGAGGCCACAGAGCCCGCTTCAACATTGGTTCCTTTCCTGCAGAAGTACTCCGATATCCGCAACAAAAAGCCCTCT CAGGTGCTGAAGCTGGAGCTGAAGGAAATCCGAGAGCAGCAAGACCTTCTCTTCCGCTTCATGAACTTCCTGAAGCAAGAAGGGGCCGTCCACGTGCTCCAGTTCTGCCTCGCGGTTG AGGAATTCAACGACAGGATATTGTGCCCGGAGCTGTCCGACTCGGAGAAGATGATGCTCCacgaggaggtgaagaagatcTACGAGACCTACTGTTTGGACGAGAGCATTGACAAGATCCGCTTCGACCCCTTTATAGTGGAAGAAATACGCAACA TTGCAGAGGGCCCGTATCCGCAGGTGGTGAAGCTGCAGACCATGAGGTGTTTGTTTGAGGCCTACGAGCACGTGCTGTCCCTCCTGGAGAACGTTTTCACCCCCATGTTTTGTCACAGCGACGAG TACTTCCGCCAGCTTCTGAGAGGGGCCGAGTCCCCTGCCAGGAATTCCAGGATGAGCAG AAATAGCCTCAGTTTGGATGACATTCG TTCCTGGGACTGGAGCCCCGAGTCCCCGTCCTCACTGTTCACCGCCTCTGGCAGCTCTTCACCCGCATCCTTTAACTCCCTCCATGCCCAGTCCACGTTCACAACTTTACCATACGGCTCGCTATCCCACCGCCACTCATCACCCAA GAACACGTCGAAGAGGGGCGAGTCCTTCGGGATCAGCCGCATTGGCAGTAAGATCAAAGGGGTGTTCAAGAGCACTACCATGGAGGGGGCCATGCTGCCATCCTACGGgctggtggagggagaggacgaTATG GTGGAGGAAGCCATGATGGTGCTGGAGGACGACTCCCCCATGGAGGCGGCCTCCACCCCCAGCACCCCTCGGAACCTCTCAGCCTGGAACATCACCATCCCGTACATCGATTTCTATGACGACGAcgtgaagagggagaggattCCTGTGTTCTGTATCGATGTGGAGCGCAACGACCGGAAGGCAG TGGGACACGAGACTGAGCACTGGTCTGTGTACAGAAGATACCTGGAGTTCTACGTCCTCGAATCGAAGCTCACTGAGTTTCATG GCTCGTTTCCAGATGCACAGTTGCCTTCGAAGAGAATCATCGGTCCCAAGAATTATGAGTTCCTCACATCCAAGCGAGAGGAGTTCCAGGAATACCTTCAG aAACTTCTACAGCACCCGGAGCTGAGCAACAGTCAGCTCCTCGCCGACTTCCTGTCCCCTCATAGTATGGAGTCTCAGTTCTTGGACAAGATGCTACCTGACGTCAACCTGG GGAAAATCATTAAGTCAGTTCCCAGCAAGCTGATAAAAGAG aaaGGGCAGCATCTGGAGCCCTTCATCCAGTCCTTCTTCAACTCTTGTGAATCTCCCAAACCCAAACCCAGCCGCCCCGAGCTCACCATCCTGAGCCCCACCTCAGAAAACGATAAAAAG CTCTTCAACGACCTGTTCAAAAACAATGCCAACCGGTCAGAGTTGACTGAGAAGAGACACAATCAGAATTACTTCATGGAGATGATCACTGTTGAAGGGGTGTATGACTACTTAATGTTTTTGG GACGAGTTGTCTTCCACATTCCAGACTGGCTGCACCACCTGCTAATGACAGGCAGGATGCTGCTCAAGAACACAATCGAAGCCTACACAGATTATTACCTTCAGTACAAGCTGAACCAGGTGGTGCAGGAGCACCGGCTCGTCTCCCTCATCACTCTGCTTAGAG ACACAGTTTTTTGTGAGAGCAGTGCACCCCGCTCGGCTCAAGACAAGCAGAGGCGGGCGAAGAAGACATTTGAGGAGATGATGACCTATATTCCAG ACTTCCTCGCGAAATGTATCGGAGAAGAGGCCAAGTACGAAGGCGTACGTCTGCTCTTTGATGGACTCCAGCAGCCAGTTCTGAACAAACAG CTGACATATGTGCTGTTGGACATCGCAATTCAAGAACTCTTTCCGGAGCTGAACAAG CAGGTCCAAAAGGAGGCGTCTGTGATGGCTCCGTGGATGTAA
- the LOC119034431 gene encoding sorting nexin-14-like isoform X4 — protein sequence MGCIGAFLQRIRRGMKLDRFRELGRQYPLFCFLLLALLLSTVLLNRYIHIIMVFWSFLAGVVTFYCSLGPESLLPNIFMSIKPKSKSYQQELFPLGHSCAVCGKIKCKRHRPTLLLENYQPWLDLKVPSKVDASLSEILELVLENFVYPWYRDITDDEAFVDELRVTLRFFAAVLVRRTQKVDVASLITRKLLKVSMKHIEIISKARQRVKNSEFLQQAALEEYGPDLHVALRSRRDELLYLRKLTEMLFPYILPPKATDCRSLTLLIREVLAGSVFLPSMDYLADPDTVNHLLLIFIDNSPPEEATEPASTLVPFLQKYSDIRNKKPSQVLKLELKEIREQQDLLFRFMNFLKQEGAVHVLQFCLAVEEFNDRILCPELSDSEKMMLHEEVKKIYETYCLDESIDKIRFDPFIVEEIRNIAEGPYPQVVKLQTMRCLFEAYEHVLSLLENVFTPMFCHSDEYFRQLLRGAESPARNSRMSSSWDWSPESPSSLFTASGSSSPASFNSLHAQSTFTTLPYGSLSHRHSSPKNTSKRGESFGISRIGSKIKGVFKSTTMEGAMLPSYGLVEGEDDMVEEAMMVLEDDSPMEAASTPSTPRNLSAWNITIPYIDFYDDDVKRERIPVFCIDVERNDRKAVGHETEHWSVYRRYLEFYVLESKLTEFHGSFPDAQLPSKRIIGPKNYEFLTSKREEFQEYLQKLLQHPELSNSQLLADFLSPHSMESQFLDKMLPDVNLGKIIKSVPSKLIKEKGQHLEPFIQSFFNSCESPKPKPSRPELTILSPTSENDKKLFNDLFKNNANRSELTEKRHNQNYFMEMITVEGVYDYLMFLGRVVFHIPDWLHHLLMTGRMLLKNTIEAYTDYYLQYKLNQVVQEHRLVSLITLLRDTVFCESSAPRSAQDKQRRAKKTFEEMMTYIPDFLAKCIGEEAKYEGVRLLFDGLQQPVLNKQLTYVLLDIAIQELFPELNKQVQKEASVMAPWM from the exons ATGGGATGCATCGGGGCCTTTCTGCAGAGAATAAGGCGCGGGATGAAGCTGGACCGGTTCAGAGAGCTGGGCCGACAGTACCCGCTGTTCTGCTTTCTGctgctggccctgctgctgTCCACCGTGCTGTTAAACAG ATATATACACATTATAATGGTGTTCTGGTCCTTCCTGGCTGGAGTCGTCACCTTCTACTGCTCTCTGGGGCCAGAGTCTCTGCTCCCCAACATCTTCATGTCCATCAAGCCAAAGAGCAAG TCCTACCAACAGGAGCTGTTTCCGCTGGGCCACAGCTGTGCTGTCTGTGGAAAAATCAAATGCAAAAGGCACAG ACCGACTTTATTACTGGAAAACTACCAGCCATGGCTCGACCTGAAAGTTCCCTCTAAGGTGGATGCGTCTCTTTCAGAG ATTCTGGAGCTGGTTCTGGAAAACTTTGTGTATCCATGGTATAG AGACATCACTGATGATGAGGCGTTTGTGGATGAACTGAGGGTGACTCTGCGCTTCTTTGCAGCTGTGTTGGTCCGCCGAACCCAGAAG gtggatGTGGCGTCCCTCATCACGCGAAAGCTTCTCAAAGTTTCCATGAAGCACATTGAAATAATCAGCAAGGCGAGACAGAGAG TGAAGAACTCTGAGTTTCTTCAACAAGCAGCCCTGGAGGAGTACGGCCCGGACCTCCACGTGGCCCTTCGCAGCCGCAGAGATGAGCTCCTCTACCTGAGGAAGCTGACGGAGATGCTCTTCCCCTACATCCTGCCGCCCAAGGCTACAGACTGCAG ATCTCTTACTCTCCTGATAAGAGAAGTCTTGGCTGGttctgtcttccttccttcAATGGACTACTTGGCCGATCCT gACACAGTGAATCATTTGCTTTTGATATTTATCGACAACTCCCCC CCTGAAGAGGCCACAGAGCCCGCTTCAACATTGGTTCCTTTCCTGCAGAAGTACTCCGATATCCGCAACAAAAAGCCCTCT CAGGTGCTGAAGCTGGAGCTGAAGGAAATCCGAGAGCAGCAAGACCTTCTCTTCCGCTTCATGAACTTCCTGAAGCAAGAAGGGGCCGTCCACGTGCTCCAGTTCTGCCTCGCGGTTG AGGAATTCAACGACAGGATATTGTGCCCGGAGCTGTCCGACTCGGAGAAGATGATGCTCCacgaggaggtgaagaagatcTACGAGACCTACTGTTTGGACGAGAGCATTGACAAGATCCGCTTCGACCCCTTTATAGTGGAAGAAATACGCAACA TTGCAGAGGGCCCGTATCCGCAGGTGGTGAAGCTGCAGACCATGAGGTGTTTGTTTGAGGCCTACGAGCACGTGCTGTCCCTCCTGGAGAACGTTTTCACCCCCATGTTTTGTCACAGCGACGAG TACTTCCGCCAGCTTCTGAGAGGGGCCGAGTCCCCTGCCAGGAATTCCAGGATGAGCAG TTCCTGGGACTGGAGCCCCGAGTCCCCGTCCTCACTGTTCACCGCCTCTGGCAGCTCTTCACCCGCATCCTTTAACTCCCTCCATGCCCAGTCCACGTTCACAACTTTACCATACGGCTCGCTATCCCACCGCCACTCATCACCCAA GAACACGTCGAAGAGGGGCGAGTCCTTCGGGATCAGCCGCATTGGCAGTAAGATCAAAGGGGTGTTCAAGAGCACTACCATGGAGGGGGCCATGCTGCCATCCTACGGgctggtggagggagaggacgaTATG GTGGAGGAAGCCATGATGGTGCTGGAGGACGACTCCCCCATGGAGGCGGCCTCCACCCCCAGCACCCCTCGGAACCTCTCAGCCTGGAACATCACCATCCCGTACATCGATTTCTATGACGACGAcgtgaagagggagaggattCCTGTGTTCTGTATCGATGTGGAGCGCAACGACCGGAAGGCAG TGGGACACGAGACTGAGCACTGGTCTGTGTACAGAAGATACCTGGAGTTCTACGTCCTCGAATCGAAGCTCACTGAGTTTCATG GCTCGTTTCCAGATGCACAGTTGCCTTCGAAGAGAATCATCGGTCCCAAGAATTATGAGTTCCTCACATCCAAGCGAGAGGAGTTCCAGGAATACCTTCAG aAACTTCTACAGCACCCGGAGCTGAGCAACAGTCAGCTCCTCGCCGACTTCCTGTCCCCTCATAGTATGGAGTCTCAGTTCTTGGACAAGATGCTACCTGACGTCAACCTGG GGAAAATCATTAAGTCAGTTCCCAGCAAGCTGATAAAAGAG aaaGGGCAGCATCTGGAGCCCTTCATCCAGTCCTTCTTCAACTCTTGTGAATCTCCCAAACCCAAACCCAGCCGCCCCGAGCTCACCATCCTGAGCCCCACCTCAGAAAACGATAAAAAG CTCTTCAACGACCTGTTCAAAAACAATGCCAACCGGTCAGAGTTGACTGAGAAGAGACACAATCAGAATTACTTCATGGAGATGATCACTGTTGAAGGGGTGTATGACTACTTAATGTTTTTGG GACGAGTTGTCTTCCACATTCCAGACTGGCTGCACCACCTGCTAATGACAGGCAGGATGCTGCTCAAGAACACAATCGAAGCCTACACAGATTATTACCTTCAGTACAAGCTGAACCAGGTGGTGCAGGAGCACCGGCTCGTCTCCCTCATCACTCTGCTTAGAG ACACAGTTTTTTGTGAGAGCAGTGCACCCCGCTCGGCTCAAGACAAGCAGAGGCGGGCGAAGAAGACATTTGAGGAGATGATGACCTATATTCCAG ACTTCCTCGCGAAATGTATCGGAGAAGAGGCCAAGTACGAAGGCGTACGTCTGCTCTTTGATGGACTCCAGCAGCCAGTTCTGAACAAACAG CTGACATATGTGCTGTTGGACATCGCAATTCAAGAACTCTTTCCGGAGCTGAACAAG CAGGTCCAAAAGGAGGCGTCTGTGATGGCTCCGTGGATGTAA